Proteins from one Deltaproteobacteria bacterium genomic window:
- a CDS encoding VacJ family lipoprotein, translating to MNGFPTFGRSIGASVMIFFLTALPFSLYPQEIPSLQAGRASMETSANEDPTDPADGFDEDLSFEPGEKEDPSEAIDPFEPLNRVTFWFNDRFYFLLFKPAARAYRVVPEPARVSVSNFFSNLKAPARFVNCLLQLKIEDAGNELARLVINTTLGIGGLFDPARKWAGVRIKDEDFGQTLGHYGVGPGNYVVVPLLGPSSTRDGFGDLVDILLDPITYSVDNFGEYFAIKTFDGLTAASLDKDTYEAIKRQAIDPYIFMRDAYLQRRKGLIKK from the coding sequence ATGAATGGGTTTCCCACGTTCGGGAGAAGCATCGGTGCATCCGTCATGATCTTTTTCCTCACCGCCCTCCCGTTTTCCCTCTATCCCCAGGAAATACCCTCTTTGCAGGCAGGAAGAGCTTCCATGGAGACTTCCGCGAACGAAGATCCGACAGATCCTGCAGACGGGTTCGACGAGGACCTGTCTTTTGAGCCAGGGGAAAAAGAGGATCCGTCGGAAGCAATAGATCCCTTCGAGCCCCTGAACCGGGTAACCTTCTGGTTCAACGACAGGTTCTACTTTCTGCTCTTCAAACCCGCAGCACGCGCCTACCGGGTCGTCCCCGAACCGGCGCGGGTGTCGGTGTCGAACTTTTTCTCCAACTTGAAGGCCCCCGCCAGGTTCGTTAATTGCCTCCTCCAGCTGAAGATCGAGGATGCCGGCAACGAACTTGCCCGGCTCGTCATAAACACCACCCTCGGGATCGGCGGGCTCTTCGACCCGGCGAGGAAGTGGGCCGGCGTGAGGATAAAGGATGAGGACTTCGGCCAGACCCTGGGGCACTACGGGGTGGGGCCGGGAAACTACGTGGTGGTACCGCTCCTTGGACCGTCGAGCACGAGGGATGGATTTGGGGACCTGGTGGATATCCTCCTGGACCCGATAACGTACAGCGTGGACAACTTCGGTGAATACTTTGCCATCAAGACCTTTGACGGGCTCACGGCCGCTTCTCTCGACAAAGATACCTACGAAGCCATAAAGAGGCAGGCGATCGACCCGTATATCTTCATGAGGGATGCCTATCTTCAGAGGCGGAAGGGACTGATAAAGAAATAG
- a CDS encoding VacJ family lipoprotein, with protein MKEGEITKRSVLLFFSAILVLSFPLKSAFSQTTAPLPEKPASREDRSAENPADLDGESVPAGREEFDEDFDLEEDEGAVYIPDPFEPLNRGFFWFNDRFYFFVLKPVARLFRVVPEPARVSISNFFSNIATPIRFVNSLLQLKLKDAGNELARFVINTTVGLGGLFDPARNWADVRIKEEDFGQTLGWYGIGTGTYMVFPILGPTNTRDGIGDVVDLLFDPIAYVDNIYLYLSLKSLAGVNATSLDKDTYESIKRRSLDPYVFIRNAYTQRRKGLVER; from the coding sequence TTGAAGGAGGGGGAAATAACGAAAAGGTCCGTTCTTTTATTCTTCTCGGCAATCCTCGTGCTGTCTTTTCCGCTAAAAAGCGCTTTTTCACAGACGACCGCACCCCTCCCTGAAAAACCGGCTTCACGTGAGGACCGGTCAGCAGAGAACCCGGCGGACCTTGACGGGGAATCCGTCCCGGCTGGCCGGGAGGAGTTCGACGAGGATTTCGACCTTGAGGAGGACGAGGGGGCCGTGTACATCCCCGACCCCTTCGAGCCCCTGAACCGGGGGTTTTTCTGGTTCAACGACAGGTTCTACTTTTTCGTGTTGAAACCGGTAGCCCGGCTATTCCGGGTCGTTCCGGAGCCGGCACGGGTGTCGATATCGAATTTTTTCTCGAATATCGCCACGCCCATCAGGTTTGTAAACTCGCTCCTCCAGCTCAAGCTCAAGGACGCAGGCAACGAGCTTGCACGCTTCGTGATCAATACCACGGTGGGACTGGGAGGACTCTTCGACCCGGCGAGAAACTGGGCCGATGTAAGGATAAAGGAGGAGGATTTCGGCCAGACCCTGGGGTGGTACGGCATAGGGACGGGCACCTACATGGTGTTCCCCATACTGGGACCGACAAACACCAGGGACGGCATAGGGGACGTCGTCGACCTGCTGTTCGACCCCATAGCGTATGTCGACAATATTTACCTCTACCTGTCCCTTAAATCCCTTGCCGGGGTCAACGCCACCTCCCTGGACAAGGATACCTACGAGAGCATAAAAAGGCGGTCTCTGGACCCCTACGTGTTTATCAGAAACGCCTACACCCAGAGGCGGAAAGGACTGGTGGAAAGATAG